In Pseudomonas lalkuanensis, the following are encoded in one genomic region:
- a CDS encoding 5-oxoprolinase subunit B family protein, whose translation MSTPQPRIEVASIDAFILRLFDRIDEANMPWMLAAGTRLRETFGDALVDLVPSYTTLLLHYDLQRLDPRQARELIAGALADLSPETCASGRSHIIPTWYDPSVGPDLEPLAQRKHLSVPELVRRHSEREYQVFALGFTPGFAFMGLVEEALAAPRLTTPRKRIAPGSVGIAERQTAVYPVESPGGWNLLGRTPVGLFDLDLPGYSLLQAGDRVRFEPIDRAEFIRLGGDDTPLESLQ comes from the coding sequence ATGAGCACCCCGCAACCGCGCATCGAAGTGGCGTCCATCGACGCCTTCATCCTGCGCCTGTTCGACCGCATCGACGAAGCCAACATGCCCTGGATGCTGGCCGCCGGCACCCGCCTGCGGGAGACCTTCGGCGATGCACTGGTGGACCTGGTGCCCTCCTACACCACCCTGCTGCTGCACTACGACCTGCAGCGGCTGGACCCGCGCCAGGCCCGCGAGCTGATTGCCGGCGCGCTCGCCGACCTCAGCCCGGAAACCTGCGCCAGCGGCCGCAGCCACATCATCCCCACCTGGTACGACCCGAGCGTCGGGCCGGACCTGGAGCCCCTGGCCCAGCGCAAGCATCTGAGCGTGCCCGAGCTGGTGCGCCGTCACAGCGAGCGCGAGTACCAGGTATTCGCCCTGGGCTTCACCCCCGGTTTCGCCTTCATGGGGCTGGTGGAGGAAGCGCTCGCTGCGCCGCGCCTGACCACCCCGCGCAAACGCATCGCGCCCGGCAGCGTCGGCATCGCCGAGCGGCAGACGGCGGTCTACCCGGTGGAAAGCCCCGGTGGCTGGAACCTGCTGGGACGCACGCCAGTGGGCCTGTTCGACCTGGACCTACCCGGCTACAGCCTGCTGCAGGCCGGCGACCGGGTGCGTTTCGAGCCCATAGACCGCGCCGAATTCATCCGCCTGGGCGGCGACGACACACCGCTGGAGAGCCTGCAATGA
- a CDS encoding 5-oxoprolinase subunit PxpA: MSRLLLNCDIGESFGAWTMGLDAEVMPLIDCANIACGFHAGDPGTMRRTIGLAVRHRVSIGAHPGYPDLVGFGRRSLACSPAEVEDLMLYQIGALDGLCRAQGARVSYVKPHGALYQDMMRDPAILAAVMRAVAAYDAQLPLMLMSTRDNSAAQAIGDEHGVTLWFEAFADRAYDGNGYLVSRSLPGAVHHDPEQVVAQAITLARGESLRASDGSDLPLKAHTLCVHGDNPGSIAAVKRIREALEAQ, from the coding sequence ATGAGCAGACTGCTGCTGAACTGCGATATCGGCGAAAGCTTCGGAGCCTGGACCATGGGCCTGGACGCCGAAGTCATGCCCCTGATCGACTGTGCCAACATCGCCTGCGGCTTCCACGCCGGCGACCCCGGCACCATGCGCCGCACCATCGGCCTGGCGGTGAGGCACCGGGTGAGCATCGGCGCCCACCCCGGCTACCCGGACCTGGTGGGTTTCGGCCGCCGTTCCCTGGCCTGTTCCCCGGCCGAAGTGGAAGACCTGATGCTCTACCAGATCGGCGCCCTCGACGGCCTGTGCCGCGCCCAGGGCGCCCGCGTCAGCTACGTCAAGCCCCATGGCGCGCTGTACCAGGACATGATGCGCGACCCGGCCATCCTCGCCGCCGTGATGCGTGCCGTGGCCGCCTACGACGCGCAATTGCCGCTGATGCTGATGAGCACCCGCGACAACAGCGCCGCCCAGGCCATCGGCGACGAGCATGGCGTAACCCTCTGGTTCGAGGCCTTCGCCGACCGCGCCTACGACGGCAACGGCTATCTCGTGTCCCGCAGCCTGCCCGGCGCGGTCCACCACGATCCGGAGCAGGTGGTGGCCCAGGCCATCACCCTCGCCCGTGGCGAGTCCCTGCGCGCCAGCGATGGCAGCGACCTGCCGCTGAAGGCGCACACCCTCTGCGTGCACGGCGACAATCCCGGCTCGATCGCCGCGGTCAAGCGCATACGCGAAGCGCTGGAGGCCCAATGA
- a CDS encoding OprD family porin, whose translation MYPNTRLAAVLIAGSGLGWPLLAQSELLEDSHASLELRNFYFNRDFRQSGARDKAEEWAQGFLLRMESGYTEGTIGVGADAIGLLGVKLDSGDGTAGTGLLPADQTGGSQDEYSKLGLTAKLKASNSVLKVGALHFKSPIVSANDSRLLPQLFRGALLNVQEIDDLTLQGGRLDRIKLNSSSDYQEFSANRIGGQSDTFNFGGGDYRVSPALTASLHYGQLEDIYRQTFAGLVHTLPLGEQLSLRSDLRYAISREDGSFRDLDNKASGALFTLKAGGHGLGAGYQRMSGDDPFPYIAGSDPFLVNFVQIGDFANTGERSWQLRYDYDFAALGVPGLTFMSRYVSGDHVERASGSDGEEWERNTDIAYVIQSGPLKNLGVKWRNATVRSNFANDLDENRLILSYSLALW comes from the coding sequence ATGTACCCGAACACCCGTCTGGCTGCCGTGCTGATAGCCGGCAGCGGACTGGGCTGGCCCCTGCTCGCCCAGTCGGAACTGCTCGAAGACAGCCACGCCAGCCTGGAACTGCGCAATTTCTACTTCAACCGCGACTTCCGCCAGAGCGGCGCCCGCGACAAGGCCGAGGAATGGGCCCAGGGCTTCCTGCTGCGCATGGAGTCCGGCTACACCGAAGGCACCATCGGCGTCGGCGCCGACGCCATCGGCCTGCTCGGGGTCAAGCTCGACTCCGGCGACGGCACCGCCGGCACCGGCCTGCTACCGGCGGACCAAACCGGTGGCTCCCAGGACGAGTATTCCAAGCTCGGTCTGACCGCCAAGCTGAAGGCCTCCAACAGCGTGCTCAAGGTCGGCGCCCTGCACTTCAAGAGCCCCATCGTGTCCGCCAACGACTCGCGCCTGCTGCCGCAACTGTTCCGTGGCGCGCTGCTCAACGTGCAGGAAATCGACGACCTCACCCTGCAGGGCGGGCGCCTCGACCGCATCAAGCTGAACAGTTCCAGCGACTACCAGGAGTTCAGCGCCAACCGCATCGGCGGCCAGAGCGACACCTTCAACTTCGGCGGCGGCGACTACCGCGTCAGCCCGGCGCTGACCGCGAGCCTGCATTACGGCCAGCTGGAAGACATCTACCGCCAGACCTTCGCCGGCCTGGTGCACACCCTGCCCCTGGGCGAACAGCTGTCGCTGAGGAGCGACCTGCGCTACGCCATCTCCCGCGAGGACGGCAGCTTCCGCGACCTGGACAACAAGGCCAGCGGCGCCCTGTTCACCCTCAAGGCCGGCGGCCACGGCCTGGGCGCCGGCTACCAGCGCATGTCGGGCGACGACCCCTTCCCCTACATCGCCGGCAGCGACCCCTTCCTGGTGAACTTCGTGCAGATCGGCGACTTCGCCAACACTGGCGAGCGCTCCTGGCAACTGCGTTACGACTACGACTTCGCCGCCCTCGGCGTGCCCGGCCTGACCTTCATGAGCCGCTACGTCAGCGGCGACCACGTGGAGCGCGCCAGTGGCAGCGACGGTGAAGAGTGGGAACGCAACACCGACATCGCCTACGTGATCCAGAGCGGCCCGCTGAAGAACCTCGGCGTGAAGTGGCGCAACGCCACGGTGCGCTCCAACTTCGCCAACGACCTCGACGAAAACCGCCTGATCCTCAGCTACAGCCTGGCGCTGTGGTAA
- a CDS encoding MFS transporter → MGGLDLDQGGHFGWYRALSKQERRTFWSCKIGYGLDGMDTQMLSFVIPTLIAIWGITTGEAGLIHTLTLLASAAGGWVAGILSDRIGRVLTLQLTVLWFAFFTFLCGLAQSYEQLLIARTLMGFGFGGEWTAGAVLIGEVIKAKDRGKAVGLVQSGWALGWGMTAILYSLMFSILAPEDAWRALFMLGLLPAIFVIIVRRLVKEPEIYKEARKHNQGAEKVNFYEIFAPGMLSITLRASLLTTGALGGYYAITSWLPTFLKAERGLTVLGTGGYLAMVILGSYVGYVISAFLTDLIGRKKNFILFAVGSFVVVLLYTNLPVSNTAMLWLGFPLGFFASGIFSGMGSFLTELFPTRIRGSGQGFCYNIGRAVAALFPMLIGILSQHVSLGVGIGSFAAVSYGVVILAALSLPETRGKQLEI, encoded by the coding sequence ATGGGCGGCCTGGACCTCGACCAGGGCGGCCATTTCGGCTGGTACCGGGCCCTCAGCAAGCAGGAGCGCCGGACCTTCTGGAGCTGCAAGATAGGCTACGGCCTGGACGGCATGGACACCCAGATGCTCAGCTTCGTCATCCCCACGCTGATCGCCATCTGGGGCATCACCACAGGTGAAGCCGGTCTCATCCACACCCTCACCCTGCTCGCCTCCGCCGCTGGCGGCTGGGTGGCCGGCATCCTCTCCGACCGCATCGGCCGCGTGCTGACCCTGCAATTGACGGTGCTCTGGTTCGCCTTCTTCACCTTCCTCTGCGGCCTCGCGCAGAGCTACGAACAACTGCTGATCGCCCGCACCCTGATGGGCTTCGGCTTCGGCGGCGAATGGACCGCCGGCGCGGTACTGATCGGCGAAGTCATCAAGGCCAAGGACCGTGGCAAGGCCGTGGGCCTGGTGCAGTCCGGCTGGGCCCTCGGCTGGGGCATGACCGCTATCCTCTACTCGCTGATGTTCAGCATCCTGGCGCCGGAAGACGCCTGGCGCGCGCTGTTCATGCTGGGCCTGCTGCCGGCGATCTTCGTGATCATCGTCCGCCGCCTGGTCAAAGAGCCGGAAATCTACAAGGAAGCCCGCAAGCACAACCAGGGCGCCGAGAAGGTCAACTTCTACGAGATCTTCGCCCCCGGCATGCTCAGCATCACCCTGCGCGCATCCTTGCTGACCACCGGCGCACTGGGTGGCTACTACGCCATCACTTCCTGGCTGCCGACCTTCCTCAAGGCCGAACGCGGGCTTACCGTGCTGGGCACCGGCGGCTACCTGGCGATGGTGATACTCGGCTCCTACGTGGGCTACGTGATCAGCGCCTTCCTCACCGACCTGATCGGCCGCAAGAAGAACTTCATCCTCTTCGCCGTCGGCTCCTTCGTCGTGGTGCTGCTCTACACCAACCTGCCGGTGAGCAATACCGCCATGCTCTGGCTGGGCTTCCCCCTGGGCTTCTTCGCCTCGGGCATCTTCAGCGGCATGGGCTCCTTCCTCACCGAGCTGTTCCCCACCCGCATCCGTGGTTCGGGCCAGGGCTTCTGCTACAACATCGGCCGCGCCGTCGCCGCGCTCTTCCCGATGCTGATCGGCATCCTCAGCCAGCACGTCTCACTGGGCGTGGGCATCGGCAGTTTCGCTGCAGTGTCCTACGGGGTGGTCATCCTCGCCGCCCTCAGCCTGCCGGAAACCCGCGGCAAGCAGCTGGAAATCTGA
- a CDS encoding LysR family transcriptional regulator: MNLKFLETFVWVARLKSFRLTAEKLFSTQASISSRIAVLEDELGVKLFVRDSRGVTLTPEGHKVLEYAEQMMDTMHALRQAIDTSAATQGRIRIGAMDTVIHTWLSPLVSKVNELYPAVEIELMADTARNLSEQLQKGYLDLIFQTDPLRHESVLNLELGSYPLCWIVSTGSIYHRDYASLAELARERIVTFSKHSRPHQDVLGLLHANGVMTPHLSCVNSVAAMTRLLRDGFGIGALPPALVAQELERGELTRLCIGTMPPSLPLVMSWRGGTGLELVDQIAEVSKAVVAHYAENVGKDCFVPAELNSGGRHPRPL, translated from the coding sequence ATGAACCTGAAGTTCCTCGAAACCTTCGTCTGGGTCGCCCGCCTGAAAAGCTTTCGCCTGACCGCCGAGAAGCTGTTCAGCACCCAGGCGTCCATCTCCAGCCGTATCGCCGTGCTGGAGGACGAACTGGGCGTGAAACTGTTCGTGCGGGACTCCCGTGGCGTGACGCTGACACCCGAGGGGCACAAGGTGCTCGAGTACGCCGAGCAGATGATGGACACCATGCACGCCCTGCGGCAGGCCATCGACACCAGCGCCGCCACCCAGGGGCGCATTCGCATCGGTGCCATGGACACGGTGATCCATACCTGGCTGAGCCCGCTGGTGTCGAAGGTGAACGAGCTGTACCCGGCGGTGGAGATCGAGCTGATGGCCGATACCGCGCGCAACCTTTCCGAGCAGCTGCAGAAGGGCTATCTGGACCTGATCTTCCAGACCGACCCGCTGCGCCACGAGTCGGTGCTCAACCTGGAACTGGGCAGCTATCCGCTGTGCTGGATCGTCTCCACCGGCTCCATCTACCACCGCGACTACGCCTCCCTGGCCGAACTTGCCCGCGAGCGCATCGTGACCTTTTCCAAGCACTCGCGGCCCCACCAGGATGTGCTTGGCCTGCTGCATGCCAACGGTGTGATGACGCCGCACCTGAGTTGCGTGAACTCGGTGGCGGCCATGACCCGGCTGCTGCGCGACGGTTTCGGCATCGGCGCCTTGCCACCGGCCCTGGTGGCCCAGGAGCTGGAGCGTGGCGAGCTGACCCGGCTGTGCATCGGCACCATGCCGCCGAGCCTGCCGCTGGTGATGTCCTGGCGTGGCGGCACCGGCCTGGAACTGGTGGACCAGATCGCGGAGGTGAGCAAGGCCGTCGTGGCGCACTACGCCGAGAACGTGGGCAAGGACTGCTTCGTACCCGCCGAGCTGAATTCGGGCGGGCGGCACCCGCGCCCCCTGTGA
- a CDS encoding putative hydro-lyase, whose translation MNADLARLSPRELRQLIRRGDYDGHTSGLGQRHLQANIVILQKSWADEFLRFCVLNPRSCPLLDVTEPGSPYFEKLGTDVDVRSDLPRYRIHRRGRAFEEVTDIGEFWEADFVAFAIGCSFSFEQALLDAGIQLRHIEMGRNVAMYRTAIDTHPAGRLAGKTVVSMRPMKAVDAVRAIEITARFPMTHGAPVHIGDPALIGIADIAAPDYGDAVPVRADEIPLFWACGVTPQAVLAEAEPELYITHAPGHMLVSDKLYGEV comes from the coding sequence ATGAATGCCGACCTCGCCCGACTTTCCCCCCGCGAATTGCGCCAACTGATCCGCCGTGGCGACTACGACGGCCACACCAGCGGCCTTGGCCAGCGCCACCTGCAGGCCAACATCGTGATCCTGCAGAAGTCCTGGGCGGACGAGTTCCTGCGTTTCTGCGTGCTCAATCCGCGTTCCTGCCCTCTGCTGGACGTCACCGAACCGGGTTCGCCGTACTTCGAGAAGCTCGGCACCGACGTCGATGTGCGCAGCGACCTGCCGCGCTATCGCATCCATCGGCGTGGACGGGCGTTCGAGGAAGTGACCGACATCGGCGAATTCTGGGAGGCGGATTTCGTCGCCTTCGCCATCGGCTGTTCCTTCTCGTTCGAGCAGGCCCTGCTGGACGCCGGCATTCAGCTTCGTCACATCGAGATGGGACGCAACGTCGCCATGTACCGCACCGCCATCGACACCCATCCGGCAGGACGCCTGGCGGGCAAGACGGTGGTTTCCATGCGCCCGATGAAGGCCGTCGATGCCGTACGCGCCATCGAAATCACCGCGCGCTTTCCCATGACCCACGGGGCTCCGGTGCATATCGGCGATCCTGCGCTGATCGGCATCGCTGACATCGCTGCCCCCGATTACGGCGACGCCGTGCCGGTGCGCGCCGACGAGATTCCGCTGTTCTGGGCCTGCGGCGTTACTCCCCAGGCGGTGCTGGCCGAAGCCGAGCCCGAGCTCTACATCACCCATGCGCCGGGTCACATGCTGGTCAGCGACAAGCTCTACGGCGAGGTCTAG
- a CDS encoding MliC family protein has translation MIPAKGLILALSATSPFTMADTGPSFDCAKAQGVEQQVCASAELSALDRQMADVYTGTLAATDAATQKRLRAEQRGWLKARDECWKAADQNQCLTLSYQTRLVQLQIQSGAVAAPEAVAFACGDASKAFAASFYNDTEPNAAVFTYGGDQTIAISQRTASGARYSNDGVDFREHQGEARVEWYGMQMTCKAAR, from the coding sequence ATGATCCCCGCAAAAGGACTGATTCTGGCATTGAGCGCCACCAGCCCGTTCACCATGGCCGATACCGGTCCGTCCTTCGATTGCGCCAAGGCCCAGGGCGTTGAGCAGCAGGTGTGCGCGAGCGCCGAGCTGAGCGCGCTGGACCGGCAGATGGCCGATGTCTACACGGGCACCCTGGCCGCCACCGACGCGGCGACCCAGAAGCGCCTGCGCGCCGAGCAGCGCGGCTGGCTCAAGGCTCGGGACGAGTGCTGGAAGGCCGCCGACCAGAACCAGTGCCTGACCCTGAGCTACCAGACGCGCCTGGTGCAGTTGCAGATCCAGTCCGGCGCGGTGGCGGCGCCCGAGGCAGTGGCGTTCGCCTGTGGCGACGCCAGCAAGGCGTTCGCTGCGTCCTTCTACAACGACACCGAGCCCAATGCCGCCGTCTTCACCTACGGCGGCGACCAGACCATCGCGATCAGTCAACGCACCGCCAGCGGCGCCCGTTACAGCAACGATGGCGTGGACTTCCGGGAGCACCAGGGGGAAGCCAGGGTGGAGTGGTACGGCATGCAGATGACTTGCAAGGCCGCGCGCTGA
- a CDS encoding YgaP-like transmembrane domain translates to MDHQWQINGPAYERNVHGLERAGSVISGLLLTRHGLHRGGVLGIWDVGLGAALLLRGLTGHCYVKEVLHDRREALHHLRADLERLQRAVDKLAREGKA, encoded by the coding sequence ATGGACCACCAATGGCAGATCAACGGCCCCGCATACGAACGGAATGTCCACGGCCTGGAGCGGGCGGGTTCCGTCATCTCCGGCCTGCTCCTGACCCGCCACGGCCTGCATCGTGGTGGCGTGCTCGGCATCTGGGACGTTGGACTCGGCGCTGCCCTGCTGCTCCGCGGGCTGACCGGCCACTGCTATGTGAAGGAAGTACTCCACGACCGCCGCGAGGCCCTGCATCACCTGCGCGCGGACCTTGAGCGTCTGCAGCGCGCCGTGGACAAGCTGGCAAGGGAAGGCAAGGCCTAG
- a CDS encoding anthrone oxygenase family protein — MPFIDDLAFLLAFLAVISCGLMGGLFFAFSNFVMQALARLSPEAGIAAMQAINRTVLNRIFLGTFLGTTAACALLTLYAFVHWEVSGTFFLLLGSLLYLAGNFGVTLFCNVPRNNALAKLDAGNPDSSVPWRIYLDEWTRWNHVRTGTALAASAMLMIGLFLMLAMD; from the coding sequence ATGCCCTTCATCGATGACCTGGCTTTCCTGCTCGCCTTCCTCGCCGTGATCAGCTGCGGCCTCATGGGCGGGCTGTTCTTCGCCTTCTCCAACTTCGTCATGCAAGCCCTCGCGCGCCTCTCGCCGGAGGCCGGCATCGCCGCCATGCAGGCGATCAACCGCACGGTGCTCAACCGCATCTTCCTCGGTACCTTCCTGGGCACCACTGCTGCCTGTGCGCTGCTCACGCTGTACGCCTTCGTGCACTGGGAAGTGTCCGGTACCTTCTTCCTGTTGCTCGGCAGCCTGCTGTACCTGGCCGGCAACTTCGGCGTGACCCTGTTCTGCAACGTCCCGCGCAATAACGCCCTGGCCAAGCTGGATGCGGGCAATCCGGATTCCTCCGTGCCCTGGCGCATCTACCTGGATGAGTGGACGCGCTGGAACCATGTGCGCACCGGCACCGCCCTGGCCGCGTCGGCGATGCTGATGATCGGGCTGTTCCTGATGCTGGCGATGGACTAG
- a CDS encoding helix-turn-helix transcriptional regulator has protein sequence MIPTLQDMAWHRAAGQLIERLDKPDFWRALTRLVSEYVAVDSWAVLLFSDSRPLAFAESPYEGDGPDPFIHDYLQGLYLLDPFYIANREDPATGLFRLADVAPERFKQTEYYQLYFTHFVEEDEVHFNVQLDEVRTLCLSLGSRQRFSPEQVSLLEMIRPWVAGLMRQRMFFEGTRAESAPRPAARWQDNLEEAMERLGTPLTARELDVIRLILSGCSNKEVAGKLAISAETVKVHRRHIYAKLNIKSPQELFSLFLKAHAEA, from the coding sequence ATGATCCCAACCCTGCAGGACATGGCCTGGCATCGTGCCGCCGGCCAGTTGATCGAGCGCCTGGACAAGCCTGACTTCTGGCGCGCCCTGACCCGCCTGGTCAGCGAATACGTCGCGGTCGACAGCTGGGCGGTCCTGCTGTTCAGCGACTCCCGCCCCCTCGCCTTTGCCGAAAGTCCCTATGAGGGAGACGGACCCGACCCCTTCATCCACGACTATCTGCAAGGCCTCTACCTGCTCGATCCCTTCTACATCGCCAACCGGGAGGATCCCGCCACCGGGCTGTTCCGCCTCGCCGACGTGGCCCCCGAACGCTTCAAGCAGACGGAGTACTACCAGCTCTACTTCACCCACTTCGTGGAGGAAGACGAGGTGCATTTCAACGTGCAGCTGGACGAGGTACGGACCCTGTGCCTGTCCCTGGGCAGCCGCCAGCGTTTCAGCCCGGAGCAGGTTTCGCTACTTGAGATGATCCGTCCCTGGGTGGCAGGGCTGATGCGCCAGCGCATGTTCTTCGAGGGAACCCGGGCAGAAAGCGCGCCGCGCCCGGCAGCGCGTTGGCAGGACAACCTGGAAGAGGCCATGGAGCGCCTCGGCACGCCGCTCACCGCCCGCGAACTGGACGTGATCCGGTTGATCCTGAGTGGCTGCTCGAACAAGGAAGTGGCCGGCAAGCTGGCGATTTCCGCCGAAACGGTGAAGGTCCACCGCCGGCACATCTACGCCAAGCTGAACATCAAGTCGCCCCAGGAACTGTTCTCGCTGTTCCTCAAGGCCCACGCGGAGGCCTGA
- a CDS encoding carbon-nitrogen hydrolase family protein, whose translation MKLELVQLAGRDGDTAYNLARTLDAIAQCTPGTDIVVFPEAQITGFLNSQNIAERAEPLHGPSVRAIQAAARERDLAVVVGLIENDGGRYYNTTVLITPEGVALSYRKTHLWVGEPELVLPGDRFATVEWRGVRVGLLICYDTEFPETSRAVAALGAQIILITDGNMEPYGHVHRTSVSARAQENQVFAVVVNRVGEGDDDTIFAGGSAVVDPFGRLLLEAGRQECRHAIELDMAQLTEARALYDYQAEQRFRLPGERVEHPDGRRELLIP comes from the coding sequence ATGAAGCTCGAACTCGTACAGCTCGCGGGTCGCGATGGCGACACCGCCTACAACCTCGCGCGCACCCTGGATGCCATCGCCCAATGCACGCCCGGTACCGATATCGTCGTATTCCCCGAGGCGCAGATCACCGGATTCCTCAACTCGCAGAACATCGCCGAGCGCGCCGAGCCCCTCCACGGCCCGAGCGTCCGTGCCATCCAGGCGGCGGCGCGCGAGCGCGATCTCGCCGTGGTGGTGGGGCTGATCGAGAACGACGGTGGCCGCTACTACAACACCACGGTGCTCATCACGCCCGAGGGCGTTGCCCTCAGCTATCGCAAGACCCATCTCTGGGTGGGCGAACCGGAGCTGGTGCTGCCGGGCGATCGTTTCGCCACCGTGGAATGGCGCGGCGTGCGCGTGGGCCTGCTGATCTGCTACGACACCGAGTTCCCGGAAACCTCGCGGGCCGTGGCTGCGCTCGGCGCCCAGATCATCCTGATCACCGACGGCAACATGGAGCCCTACGGCCATGTGCACCGCACTTCGGTCAGTGCCCGCGCCCAGGAGAACCAGGTGTTCGCCGTGGTGGTGAACCGGGTCGGGGAGGGCGATGACGACACCATCTTCGCCGGCGGCAGCGCAGTGGTGGACCCCTTCGGTCGGCTGCTGCTGGAGGCCGGTCGCCAGGAGTGCCGCCACGCGATCGAACTGGACATGGCGCAGCTCACCGAAGCGCGTGCGCTCTACGACTACCAGGCCGAGCAGCGCTTCCGACTGCCGGGCGAACGCGTCGAACACCCCGATGGCCGCCGCGAGCTGCTGATTCCCTGA
- a CDS encoding polyamine ABC transporter substrate-binding protein, translating into MQSKSVKLGLALLLGMMGGVATAETSSVRLYNWYDFIEPETPRTFEKESGVSMVLDTFDSIDVMQSKLMVGRTGYDVVVVSGDALPNLIKAGVLAELDRSQLPNWHHLAPEILAKVHSNDPDNRYAVPYMWGTTGIGYDVDKVTQLLGPDAPVNSWDLIFKEENIARLSQCGVAMLDSPSEIIPIALYYLGLPPNSRDPADYRKAEELLLKIRPHVRYFDSSRFITDLANGNICAVVGWAGGVYDAQVNSERANNGRHIAYQIPREGAPVWVESFVLLKDAPHPKAAMDFIDYMLRPEVVARSSNYLGYPNANKDATAHVEEKLRSNPGAYPSKETMATLFPLEPLPLKLERVRTRVWSKVRSGT; encoded by the coding sequence ATGCAATCGAAGTCAGTGAAACTCGGCCTGGCCCTGCTGCTGGGGATGATGGGCGGTGTGGCCACGGCGGAAACCTCCAGCGTGCGCCTCTACAACTGGTACGACTTCATCGAGCCGGAAACGCCCAGGACCTTCGAGAAGGAATCCGGCGTTTCCATGGTGCTGGACACCTTCGACAGCATCGACGTGATGCAGAGCAAGCTCATGGTCGGGCGTACCGGCTACGACGTGGTGGTGGTCAGCGGTGACGCGCTGCCCAACCTGATCAAGGCAGGCGTGCTGGCGGAGCTGGACCGCAGCCAGCTCCCCAACTGGCACCACCTGGCCCCGGAAATCCTCGCCAAGGTGCACAGCAACGATCCCGACAACCGCTATGCGGTGCCCTACATGTGGGGCACCACGGGCATCGGCTACGACGTCGACAAGGTCACCCAGCTGCTGGGACCGGATGCCCCGGTGAACTCCTGGGACCTGATCTTCAAGGAAGAGAACATCGCCAGGCTCAGCCAGTGCGGCGTGGCCATGCTCGACTCCCCCAGCGAGATCATTCCCATCGCGCTGTATTACCTGGGCCTGCCGCCCAACAGCAGGGACCCGGCGGACTACCGCAAGGCCGAAGAACTGCTGCTGAAGATCCGCCCCCACGTGCGCTACTTCGACTCCTCCAGGTTCATCACTGACCTGGCCAACGGCAACATCTGCGCCGTGGTCGGTTGGGCCGGCGGCGTGTACGACGCCCAGGTCAACTCCGAGCGCGCCAACAATGGCCGCCACATTGCCTATCAGATTCCCCGCGAGGGCGCGCCGGTGTGGGTGGAAAGCTTCGTCCTGCTCAAGGACGCCCCGCACCCGAAAGCGGCCATGGACTTCATCGACTACATGCTGCGCCCGGAAGTGGTCGCCCGTAGCTCCAACTACCTCGGGTACCCCAACGCCAACAAGGACGCCACTGCCCATGTCGAGGAGAAGCTGCGCAGCAACCCCGGTGCCTACCCATCGAAGGAAACCATGGCGACCCTGTTCCCCCTCGAGCCGCTGCCGCTGAAGCTGGAGCGGGTGAGGACGCGGGTATGGAGCAAAGTTCGCAGCGGGACCTGA
- a CDS encoding DUF4256 domain-containing protein, which yields MDAKQREALLGTLKSRFETNMGRHKDVDWSKVQARLESSPEKLRSLAEMESTGGEPDVVLHDRESGEFIFVDCSAESPVGRRSLCFDRESLDSRKENKPTGCATELAAAMGVEILTEQQYRALQELGTFDTKTSSWVQTPPAIRKLGGALFCDRRYDCVFLYHNGAQSYYAARGFRGALRV from the coding sequence GTGGACGCAAAGCAACGCGAGGCATTGCTGGGCACATTGAAGTCCCGTTTCGAAACGAACATGGGGCGGCACAAGGACGTCGATTGGTCGAAGGTGCAGGCAAGGCTGGAATCCTCGCCGGAGAAGCTGCGTTCCCTGGCCGAGATGGAGAGCACCGGCGGCGAACCGGATGTGGTGCTTCATGACCGGGAAAGCGGCGAGTTCATCTTTGTCGACTGCTCAGCCGAAAGCCCTGTCGGCCGCAGGAGCCTGTGCTTCGACCGGGAGAGTCTGGATTCGAGAAAGGAAAACAAACCCACTGGCTGCGCCACGGAACTGGCCGCGGCCATGGGCGTCGAGATCCTCACCGAGCAGCAGTACCGCGCGCTGCAGGAACTCGGGACCTTCGACACCAAGACCTCCAGCTGGGTGCAAACGCCTCCCGCCATCAGGAAACTCGGCGGCGCGCTCTTTTGCGACCGTCGCTACGACTGCGTTTTCCTCTATCACAACGGCGCGCAGTCCTACTATGCCGCGCGCGGATTCCGCGGCGCGCTGAGGGTCTAG